Proteins encoded together in one Penicillium digitatum chromosome 1, complete sequence window:
- a CDS encoding flavin-binding monooxygenase-like protein, producing MERVVIVGAGLYGLIAAKTYLQIMGAFDDKSTAKSTDEIAEIPAYFTESIDAPPAASFESRLLVIDSASDIGGTWAEERLYPNLLSQNSYGLYEFSDLPLSDVVPEKDADNTHNQFIAGWKINRYLRAWVKKWQLEEHIRLNWTVDNISRLDTKEWKLNISVSTSPGRHITIICDKLVLATGLTSVPNLPNTKGSSMASDNPAPVIHAKDIGDWARKYLGYQPLKATKPETVSIPVIESCFPQLRSVAIYGGAKSAFDLVHFFATLHRNQPKLHLKSTQKDLVQVHWIIRDRGVGPAWMVPPMSTLLKGETVASDKAASSRLLTHLNPCCYKTPKRLSLGPCGGLHWEGSWLARLFHGNPIGRWWIRWLWRSVDKGLEDMAQYGSDPKMEKLRPENSVVSCASGIGIANQGDLWETIRLPHVNVHRSAIMEIVATRPEKTADSPTKASVHLADSSCIEQVDLIIYATGYKPIVPIRFEPASLRLELGLSALVDSGGEEIRQSPEIPAETPERINGPLETTINSRIQHWEDLDRRSEIMIRKTLNATRCALTDRNPLSWAEPHKLVPYRLFRRMVAPELVARGDRSFATLGVILSSTIAVVAEVQALWVAAFLTGGLDSPVDMTSTPNRALSLGKISVEDMENAISEDVVLGSLTGTGLEVEAIQVFLLHEIKGVS from the exons ATGGAACGAGTCGTGATAGTCGGAGCAG GTCTCTACGGTCTCATCGCGGCCAAGACGTATCTGCAAATTATGGGAGCATTTGATGATAAAAGCACAGCCAAAAGTACCGATGAAATCGCTGAAATTCCTGCCTATTTTACAGAGAGCATCGATGCTCCCCCAGCAGCCTCCTTCGAAAGTCGTCTTCTTGTGATCGACTCTGCTTCGGATATTGGGGGCACTTGGGCTGAGGAGAGACTTTACCCAAATTTGTTGAGCCAGAACTCATATGGACTTTATGAATTCAGTGATCTGCCTCTTTCCGACGTTGTTCCAGAGAAAGATGCGGATAATACACATAATCAGTTCATTGCAGGCTGGAAGATCAACCGATATCTTCGTGCATGGGTTAAGAAATGGCAGCTCGAAGAACACATACGATTGAACTGGACG GTTGACAACATCAGCCGTCTAGACACCAAAGAGTGGAAGCTAAACATCAGTGTTTCCACGTCCCCGGGTCGCCATATCACCATTATCTGCGACAAGTTGGTACTGGCTACAGGACTTACCTCGGTACCAAATTTACCCAACACAAAGGGATCATCAATGGCCTCCGATAACCCTGCTCCCGTCATCCATGCCAAGGATATTGGCGACTGGGCAAGAAAATACTTAGGATATCAGCCACTCAAAGCAACCAAGCCCGAGACTGTTAGCATTCCAGTCATAGAGTCTTGTTTCCCACAACTGCGATCGGTGGCTATTTATGGGGGTGCAAAATCAGCCTTTGATCTAGTGCATTTTTTCGCGACTCTACATCGCAACCAGCCAAAGCTGCACCTCAAGTCTACACAGAAAGATCTGGTCCAAGTACACTGGATCATCCGGGATCGAGGTGTGGGGCCCGCGTGGATGGTACCGCCAATGTCCACTCTCCTGAAAGGAGAAACCGTTGCAAGCGACAAGGCTGCGAGCAGCCGACTTCTCACCCATCTCAACCCATGCTGCTACAAGACACCAAAACGTCTGTCTCTGGGACCTTGTGGGGGTCTGCACTGGGAGGGCTCATGGCTAGCGCGGTTGTTCCATGGCAATCCAATTGGCCGATGGTGGATTCGTTGGCTCTGGCGATCGGTTGATAAAGGCTTGGAGGACATGGCGCAGTATGGTTCAGATCCGAAAATGGAAAAGCTTCGCCCAGAGAACAG TGTTGTCTCGTGCGCATCGGGCATTGGCATTGCAAATCAAGGAGACCTCTGGGAAACGATTAGATTGCCACATGTCAACGTGCACCGATCAGCCATCATGGAGATAGTCGCCACCAGGCCAGAGAAAACCGCAGATTCACCCACAAAGGCCTCTGTGCATTTGGCGGACAGCAGTTGTATCGAGCAAGTTGACCTGATTATCTACGCGACCGGATATAAGCCAATAGTTCCGATTCGGTTTGAACCTGCAAGTCTCCGTCTAGAACTGGGGCTGTCAGCTTTGGTGGACTCAGGGGGCGAGGAAATTCGCCAGAGTCCCGAAATTCCAGCAGAAACACCGGAACGAATCAATGGACCACTGGAAACTACCATCAATAGCCGTATCCAACACTGGGAAGATCTAGATCGACGTTCTGAGATCATGATCCGGAAGACTTTAAATGCGACGAGATGCGCTCTCACAGATCGGAATCCTCTCTCATGGGCCGAACCTCACAAGCTGGTGCCATATCGGCTATTCCGCCGTATGGTTGCACCCGAGTTAGTCGCACGAGGCGACCGCTCCTTTGCAACGCTCGGTGTTATTCTATCATCAACTATAGCCGTTGTTGCAGAGGTCCAAGCTCTTTGGGTGGCGGCATTCTTAACAGGAGGACTCGACTCCCCCGTGGACATGACTTCAACCCCAAACCGGGCTCTCTCGCTTGGAAAAATTTCGGTTGAGGATATGGAGAATGCTATCTCCGAGGATGTGGTCCTAGGTTCGTTGACGGGAACTGGCCTTGAAGTTGAGGCAATTCAGGTATTTTTGCTGCACGAAATCAAGGGTGTATCGTAA
- a CDS encoding Rieske 2Fe-2S family protein, putative: MSTLKNSFRLGEVEGLPTSANDDSPAHPLPASWYSSQDMHELERRAIFSRKWLLTTHKLRFSKTGDWLRYDIAGYAFILVKDREGNVNAFHNICRHRAFPVVTEERGTSQIFSCQYHGWSYSLNGKLAKAPGYQELEGFDKSKNGLLPIHVHIDVNGFVWVNLDAGKKPEISWEDDFKGIDFQSRFERFNFENYNFNHAWEMSGNYNWKILADKDNESYFPLIFNFSSHAMDIRDVKSTPEEIANGLNTASAYYFPNAAMTVSPHFFFMQRLVPTGPTTCSVRYEVYRNKNSSDDEFDFINQTYKRMMPEKKCLCAETQKNVNTEVSVNDQLHRTKEGLVFQTLVRRLIAEHHKREEDAGEQFWPAQQRLPKEEAVSKDDMDFCSKLTSNNGSTLTAGGCCGGGCGGGPPTIAATAPETVVIQ; encoded by the exons ATGTCGACGCTTAAGAATTCCTTCAGACTTGGAGAAGTAGAAGGCCTTCCTACCTCCGCCAACGATGATTCTCCAGCTCATCCTCTCCCTGCCTCGTGGTATTCTTCGCAAGATATGCACGAACTTGAGCGACGCGCCATATTCAGCCGGAAATGGCTTCTTACCACACACAAGCTACGTTTTTCTAAGACAGGTGACTGGCTCCGATACGACATCGCCGGGTACGCTTTTATTTTGGTGAAGGATCGTGAGGGCAATGTCAATGCTTTCCACAACATCTGTCGCCACCGTGCGTTCCCAGTGGTAACCGAAGAGCGTGGCACTTCCCAAATTTTCTCTTGTCAATATCATGGATGGTCCTACAGCCTTAATGGCAAACTTGCTAAAGCACCCGGGTATCAAGAACTGGAAGGTTTCGACAAAAGCAAGAACGGCCTTCTCCCGATCCATGTTCATATTGACGTCAACGGTTTTGTCTGGGTCAACCTTGATGCCGGCAAGAAGCCCGAGATCTCATGGGAAGATGACTTCAAAGGAATCGACTTCCAGTCACGCTTTGAGAGGTTTAACTTTGAAAACTACAACTTCAACCACGCCTGGGAGATGAGTGGAAATTATAACTGGAAGATTCTGGCAGACAAGGATAACGAATCCTACTTTCCTTTGATTTTCAATTTCAGCTCACATGCAATGGATATTAGAGACGTCAAATCCACACCTGAGGAGATTGCCAATGGACTGAATACTGCCAGTGCTTACTATTTCCCTAATGCTGCTATGACCGTCTC GCCGCATTTCTTCTTCATGCAACGACTTGTGCCTACGGGCCCCACCACATGCTCGGTGCGCTATGAAGTCTACCGCAACAAGAACTCTAGCGATGACGAGTTTGACTTCATCAACCAAACTTACAAGCGGATGATGCCTGAAAAGAAATGTCTCTGCGCTGAAACACAAAAGAATGTCAACACAGAGGTCTCTGTGAATGACCAACTCCACCGCACGAAAGAGGGATTAGTCTTCCAGACTCTCGTTCGTAGGTTGATTGCAGAGCACCATAAGCGGGAGGAGGACGCAGGGGAGCAGTTTTGGCCCGCACAACAAAGGCTCCCCAAGGAAGAGGCTGTAAGCAAAGATGATATGGACTTTTGCTCCAAGCTGACAAGTAATAACGGATCAACTTTGACTGCGGGGGGTTGTTGTGGAGGAGGATGTGGAGGTGGACCTCCCACCATTGCAGCTACGGCACCTGAGACTGTGGTGATTCAATGA
- a CDS encoding Fungal transcriptional regulatory protein, N-terminal translates to MMPRESTRGRLRSHEACLNCRRKKTRCPAEKPSCSSCVRLNQPCIYTTIPRGSRGGQSDDRLAFLEEKKSRKRQEMESQKHDFLSQHIRHPLNRAQSMSHSFSGLATRTQALSRHYLRSPRLLIFTLNTAIDNQFGVLTGKMSQTQVICQRSSARSLVMLRMANGTVELETLESLCLLSYSSFLDGDIHLGRFHLGLALHLCRSATLDLESSYAEEGPLTERKKRLFWSLQCLEQSYGQQNGFLCVPSEAMRTFHAASSCDRKKQDRTELRPPPLPVDDLGCSKSTDLGIWSLAVHFGWVWSRVRAYVSDCARNRLKEPWRHDSMYAMVLSDLTEIENKLSQCHRYDSVKFYERTAEEMRSSRKYWTPWLKLQFTYHCILTVLNHPFLYIVASQYNDNLAIPNAFWRRSSELVLLHATWLVRMIDMVSEKKMRLIDPFFGHAAAIAATVHLYYCCAADPRLKYKSKVDFTKCRRFLKSFVSFSTACGILDQTLDKMTRIASGSEDIDHEWEPEKIHLSIPLMWDVLQVNCKPKPHGVSTGGLLHPSLTPTVSTEEAKDSPALTLEVIVAMSPNITVNTADGGQAAHIPPTKPHTSSTSASSDLDLGEKLVAPADSLMTNTPWLWTDPSQFVDLENNVGYLDSESTLGSIDGFSTWWDFGNL, encoded by the exons ATGATGCCGCGAGAGAGCACTCGCGGAAGGCTGCGTTCCCACGAGGCCTGTCTCAACTGCAG aagaaagaagacccGATGTCCGGCTGAGAAACCGTCCTGCTCAAGCTGTGTCCGCCTAAATCAGCCATGCATTTACACCACAATACCCAGAGGGTCCCGGGGAGGGCAATCC GATGACAGGCTAGCATTCCTTGAAGAGAAG AAAAGCCGCAAGAGACAGGAAATGGAATCTCAGAAACACGATTTCCTCTCACAACATATCCGCCATCCATTGAACCGAGCACAGTCAATGAGCCATTCTTTCTCGGGATTGGCCACGAGGACTCAAGCTCTCAGCCGTCATTATCTGCGATCGCCAAGGCTATTGATCTTTACTTTGAATACTGCCATCGACAACCAATTTGGTGTTTTGACCGGAAAGATGTCTCAGACCCAAGTTATCTGTCAGAGGAGCTC TGCAAGAAGCTTGGTCATGCTTCGCATGGCTAATGGCACAGTGGAGCTTGAAACCCTTGAAAGCCTCTGCCTGCTCTCATATTCCTCATTTCTAG ATGGAGATATACATCTCGGTCGCTTCCATCTTGGTCTTGCGTTACATCTTTGTCGGTCAGCAACGCTGGATCTGGAATCGAGTTATGCCGAGGAAGGTCCTCTGACTGAGCGTAAGAAACGTCTATTCTGGAGTCTCCAATGTCTGGAGCAGTCGTATGGGCAGCAAAATGGGTTCCTTTGTGTACCATCAGAGGCCATGCGCACCTTCCATGCTGCCTCCAGTTGCGACCGTAAAAAACAAGATCGGACAGAGCTGAGACCTCCACCTCTACCGGTGGATGATCTCGGTTGCTCGAAATCAACAGATTTGGGTATTTGGAGCCTAGCAGTCCACTTCGGTTGGGTCTGGAGCAGAGTTCGAGCATATGTCTCCGATTGTGCTCGAAATAGGCTCAAAGAACCTTGGCGGCACGATTCCATGTACGCCATGGTGCTTTCTGACCTTACAGAAATTGAAAACAAGCTGTCTCAGTGCCATCGTTATGACTCGGTCAAATTTTACGAGCGAACTGCAGAGGAGATGAGATCAAGCCGAAAGTACTGGACTCCGTGGCTGAAGCTGCAATTCACTTACCATTGCATTTTGACTGTTCTGAACCATCCTTTTCTCTATATTGTGGCATCACAATACAATGACAATCTGGCAATCCCGAACGCTTTCTGGAGACGGTCATCCGAGTTGGTCTTGCTACACGCTACCTGGCTAGTCCGCATGATAGACATGGTatcggagaagaagatgcgCCTGATCGATCCATTCTTCGGACACGCGGCCGCCATTGCAGCTACAGTGCATCTGTACTACTGCTGTGCTGCAGATCCACGACTCAAGTACAAATCCAAAGTTGATTTCACAAAATGCCGAAGGTTCTTGAAGAGCTTTGTGTCTTTTTCGACTGCTTGTGGAATCTTG GATCAAACGCTAGACAAGATGACTCGAATTGCTTCCGGTTCAGAAGACATAGATCATGAATGGGAACCTGAGAAGATTCATCTCAGCATACCTTTAATGTGGGATGTTCTTCAAGTCAACTGTAAACCCAAGCCACACGGAGTGTCCACGGGCGGCTTACTACATCCATCATTGACTCCAACCGTCTCTACAGAGGAGGCGAAGGATAGTCCAGCCTTGACTCTAGAGGTCATTGTTGCAATGTCCCCAAACATTACAGTTAACACTGCGGATGGTGGTCAAGCTGCCCACATTCCACCAACCAAGCCGCATACATCTTCCACCTCAGCTTCTTCTGACCTCGACCTTGGTGAGAAACTTGTTGCGCCAGCCGACAGTTTAATGACCAATACCCCCTGGCTATGGACAGATCCCTCGCAATTTGTTGATTTGGAAAACAATGTGGGATACCTAGATTCCGAATCCACTCTTGGAAGCATTGACGGATTTTCCACATGGTGGGATTTTGGAAACCTATAG
- a CDS encoding Oxoglutarate/iron-dependent dioxygenase — MCLLHYFELPEFSDGKAHHRAGAHAALDFLTLLSQRDGQDGLEICPGREVVTEFGIGDEWTKVKAKTGEIVCIVGDLFMSWSDDQFQSTFNRVKAPSEPGDYYGGRYSIAYFNRPCNDSLIQGPSKKCPVVTTGAQFTEIAIRRNFAALHKRLKTVAAS, encoded by the coding sequence ATGTGTCTACTTCATTACTTTGAGTTGCCGGAATTTTCCGACGGCAAGGCGCATCATCGAGCAGGGGCACATGCCGCTTTGGACTTTTTGACTTTACTTTCCCAGAGGGACGGCCAGGATGGGCTGGAAATTTGTCCCGGTCGCGAGGTGGTGACAGAGTTTGGAATTGGGGACGAATGGACCAAGGTGAAGGCCAAGACTGGCGAGATCGTGTGCATTGTTGGCGATTTATTCATGTCCTGGTCGGATGACCAGTTCCAATCGACTTTTAATCGTGTCAAGGCTCCTAGTGAGCCCGGTGACTATTATGGTGGTCGATACAGCATTGCTTACTTCAATCGGCCCTGTAATGATTCTTTGATCCAGGGGCCCTCGAAGAAGTGTCCAGTGGTAACAACTGGAGCTCAGTTCACCGAAATCGCTATAAGGCGAAACTTTGCTGCCTTGCACAAGAGGTTGAAGACGGTGGCAGCGTCATGA